A portion of the Microbacterium hominis genome contains these proteins:
- the nirB gene encoding nitrite reductase large subunit NirB: MSLGATTGPHIVVVGAGMVAHRFVESLLSRADDTWRVTVIGEEPRGPYDRVGLTSFFAGATPDDLALDAEVLADERVRLMLGDPVARIDREANAVSTASGLSVPYDHLVLATGSYAARLAVDGFDLPGCFVYRTLDDVESLREFVQRRSAQLGRPLVGTVIGGGLLGLEAAGALQGLDVACTVVQSSDRLMSAQLDLPAGAALRRLIESRGIAVRTGSVTTRLDPDGTGQVGGLEFRDGTYAQTDVVVFTVGVRPRDELARRADLGVHPRGGVLIDAQCRTADPRILAVGEVASFDGMAVGLVAPGYAMAEVAATRLLGGEASFPGYDLSTKLKLSGVDVASFGDAFAETPGALDVVYADPVAGAYKKLVLSDDAKTLLGGILVGDASAYGSLRPLVGGALGGDPAAYLLPDGGVAAPTGDLPDEALVCSCNSVTAGTIRHAVHDEGCTDVTAVKACTKAGAACGSCVTMVKKIVGTELAKAGATLSNALCEHFDMSRRQLFDAVRVSGLTTFSAVIQRFGQGRGCDICKPALASILATLVRGHVLDGENATLQDTNDHVMANLQKDGSYSVVPRIPGGEITPEGLLVIGQVAKDFGLYTKITGGQRIDMFGARLEQLPAIWKRLVEAGMESGHAYGKSLRTVKSCVGSTWCRYGVQDSVGMAVQLELRYRGLRSPHKLKLGVSGCARECAEARGKDVGVIATEAGWNMYVGGNGGFTPRHAVLLAEGLSDAELLQAIDRFLMYYIFTADRLQRTAPWFEDLEGGLEELRAVIFDDSLGICADLDAAMSAHIDSYEDEWAATLKDPDKLRRFASFVNAPATPDPSLAYVPERGQVRPATSEERAGGVLIAGTTLEVRR, from the coding sequence ATGAGCCTCGGCGCCACCACAGGACCCCACATCGTGGTGGTGGGAGCGGGAATGGTCGCGCACCGGTTCGTGGAGAGCCTGCTCTCGCGGGCCGACGACACGTGGCGCGTGACCGTGATCGGCGAGGAGCCTCGGGGCCCCTACGACCGTGTCGGGCTCACGTCGTTCTTCGCCGGCGCGACCCCGGACGACCTCGCCCTCGATGCCGAGGTCCTCGCCGACGAGCGGGTGCGGCTGATGCTCGGCGATCCGGTCGCGCGCATCGACCGCGAGGCGAACGCGGTCAGCACGGCATCGGGTCTGAGCGTCCCGTACGACCACCTCGTCCTGGCCACCGGCTCGTACGCAGCGCGCCTGGCCGTCGACGGATTCGATCTTCCCGGGTGCTTCGTCTACCGCACGCTCGACGACGTCGAGAGCCTGCGCGAGTTCGTCCAGCGGCGCTCTGCGCAGCTCGGGCGTCCTCTCGTCGGCACAGTGATCGGCGGCGGTCTGCTCGGTCTCGAGGCCGCCGGTGCCCTCCAGGGGCTCGACGTCGCGTGCACGGTCGTGCAGTCCTCCGATCGCCTGATGTCCGCACAGCTCGATCTGCCCGCCGGGGCGGCGCTGCGCCGCCTCATCGAGAGCCGGGGCATCGCGGTGCGCACCGGTTCGGTCACCACGCGCCTCGATCCCGACGGGACCGGGCAGGTCGGAGGGCTCGAGTTCCGCGACGGCACCTACGCGCAGACCGATGTGGTCGTCTTCACCGTCGGGGTGCGCCCCCGCGACGAGCTCGCCCGCCGGGCGGACCTGGGTGTGCACCCCCGCGGCGGCGTGCTGATCGACGCGCAGTGCCGCACCGCCGACCCGCGCATCCTCGCCGTCGGCGAGGTCGCCAGCTTCGACGGCATGGCCGTGGGCCTGGTCGCCCCCGGCTACGCGATGGCGGAGGTCGCCGCCACCCGCCTGCTCGGCGGCGAGGCATCCTTCCCCGGCTACGACCTGTCGACCAAGCTCAAGCTCTCCGGGGTCGACGTCGCCAGCTTCGGCGACGCATTCGCCGAGACGCCCGGCGCGCTCGATGTCGTCTACGCCGACCCCGTCGCCGGCGCGTACAAGAAGCTCGTGCTCTCCGACGACGCGAAGACGCTGCTGGGCGGCATCCTCGTCGGCGACGCCTCCGCGTACGGCTCCCTGCGCCCGCTCGTGGGTGGTGCCCTGGGCGGCGACCCGGCCGCCTACCTCCTGCCCGATGGCGGCGTGGCGGCGCCCACCGGAGATCTCCCCGACGAGGCGCTCGTCTGCTCGTGCAACAGCGTGACAGCGGGCACGATCCGGCACGCCGTCCACGACGAGGGGTGCACCGATGTCACCGCAGTGAAGGCGTGCACGAAAGCGGGCGCCGCGTGCGGCTCGTGCGTCACGATGGTCAAGAAGATCGTCGGCACCGAACTGGCCAAGGCCGGAGCCACGCTCTCGAACGCCCTCTGCGAGCACTTCGACATGTCGCGGCGACAGCTCTTCGACGCTGTCCGCGTCTCGGGACTGACGACCTTCAGCGCCGTCATCCAGCGCTTCGGTCAGGGGCGCGGGTGCGACATCTGCAAGCCCGCCCTCGCCAGCATCCTCGCCACCCTCGTGCGCGGTCACGTGCTCGACGGGGAGAACGCGACCCTGCAGGACACGAACGACCACGTCATGGCGAACCTGCAGAAGGACGGCAGCTACTCGGTCGTGCCGCGCATCCCCGGCGGCGAGATCACTCCCGAAGGGCTGCTGGTGATCGGTCAGGTCGCGAAGGACTTCGGGCTGTACACGAAGATCACCGGCGGACAGCGCATCGACATGTTCGGCGCGCGCCTGGAGCAGCTGCCGGCGATCTGGAAGCGCCTCGTCGAGGCCGGCATGGAATCCGGCCACGCCTACGGCAAGTCGCTGCGCACGGTGAAGTCCTGCGTCGGCTCGACGTGGTGCCGGTACGGCGTGCAGGACTCGGTCGGAATGGCCGTGCAGCTCGAGCTGCGCTATCGGGGCCTGCGCTCTCCGCACAAGCTCAAGCTGGGCGTCTCGGGATGCGCCCGTGAGTGCGCCGAGGCGCGCGGCAAAGACGTCGGGGTCATCGCCACCGAGGCCGGCTGGAACATGTACGTGGGCGGCAACGGCGGCTTCACGCCCCGCCACGCCGTGCTGCTGGCTGAGGGCCTCAGCGACGCGGAGCTCCTCCAGGCGATCGACCGCTTCCTGATGTACTACATCTTCACCGCCGACCGGCTCCAGCGCACCGCGCCGTGGTTCGAGGACCTCGAGGGCGGTCTCGAGGAGCTGCGCGCCGTGATCTTCGACGACAGCCTCGGCATCTGCGCGGACCTGGACGCGGCGATGTCCGCTCACATCGACTCCTACGAGGACGAGTGGGCCGCGACGCTGAAGGATCCCGACAAGCTCCGTCGCTTCGCGTCGTTCGTCAACGCGCCCGCCACTCCCGACCCCTCGCTGGCCTATGTGCCCGAGCGCGGGCAGGTGCGGCCCGCCACGTCGGAGGAGCGCGCCGGCGGAGTCCTGATCGCCGGAACGACCCTGGAGGTGCGACGATGA
- the pyk gene encoding pyruvate kinase, translating to MRRAKIVATLGPATDTYDVVESLVRAGLDVARINRSHGDFEEHERAVSHVRRASEATGRAVGVLVDLQGPKIRLARFTDGPHLLEPGDVFTITTEDVPGTKEIVGTTYPDLARDVSAGDALLIDDGKVRLRVLETDGVRVRTEVVVGGPVSNNKGINLPGVAVTAAAMSEKDESDLRWALRVGADLVALSFVRSPKDVHRARVIMAEEGRDVPLIAKIEKPEAVDHLQEIIDAFDGVMVARGDLGVELPLESVPIVQKRAIELARRWAKPVIVATQMLESMIANPVPTRAETSDVANAVLDGADAVMLSGETSVGAHPAIVVETMARIVASTEEQGLARIPELGTKPRTQGGALTLAAVSIAEFVDAKYVCVFSQSGDSARRMSRLRHPVPIISFTDLAGTRSRNALIWGVQTMLVPRGQSTDELMTILDDALLGGGYAREGDRVVMTAGAPPGIAGSTNNVRVHVVGAGADEVLG from the coding sequence ATGCGCCGAGCGAAGATCGTCGCCACCCTGGGGCCGGCCACCGATACGTACGATGTCGTGGAGTCGCTGGTGCGGGCGGGTCTGGATGTGGCCCGCATCAACCGCAGCCACGGCGACTTCGAGGAGCACGAGCGGGCCGTGTCGCACGTGCGGCGCGCGAGCGAGGCGACCGGGCGCGCGGTCGGCGTCCTCGTCGATCTGCAGGGGCCGAAGATCCGGCTGGCGCGATTCACCGACGGACCGCACCTGCTCGAACCCGGCGACGTGTTCACCATCACCACCGAGGATGTCCCCGGCACCAAGGAGATCGTCGGCACGACCTACCCCGACCTCGCGCGCGATGTGAGCGCCGGGGATGCGCTGCTGATCGACGACGGGAAGGTGCGCCTGCGAGTGCTCGAGACCGATGGCGTCCGGGTGCGCACGGAGGTCGTCGTCGGCGGTCCTGTCTCCAACAACAAGGGCATCAATCTCCCCGGCGTCGCCGTGACGGCGGCGGCGATGAGCGAGAAGGACGAGTCCGACCTCCGCTGGGCCCTGCGCGTCGGTGCCGACCTCGTCGCGCTGTCGTTCGTGCGCAGCCCCAAGGATGTGCACCGGGCGCGGGTGATCATGGCCGAGGAAGGGCGGGATGTCCCGCTCATCGCGAAGATCGAGAAGCCCGAGGCGGTGGACCACCTGCAGGAGATCATCGACGCCTTCGACGGTGTGATGGTCGCGCGCGGCGACCTCGGGGTCGAGCTCCCGCTCGAGTCGGTGCCGATCGTGCAGAAGCGCGCGATCGAGCTCGCCCGCCGATGGGCCAAGCCCGTGATCGTCGCCACCCAGATGCTCGAATCCATGATCGCCAACCCGGTGCCCACGCGCGCAGAGACCTCCGACGTCGCCAACGCGGTGCTCGACGGGGCGGATGCCGTGATGCTGTCGGGCGAGACGAGCGTGGGGGCGCACCCCGCGATCGTCGTGGAGACGATGGCCCGCATCGTGGCATCCACCGAGGAGCAGGGGCTGGCCCGCATCCCCGAGCTGGGCACCAAGCCTCGCACGCAGGGCGGCGCCCTCACCCTCGCCGCGGTGAGCATCGCGGAGTTCGTCGACGCGAAGTACGTGTGCGTGTTCAGCCAGTCGGGCGACTCCGCCCGGCGGATGTCGCGTCTGCGCCATCCCGTGCCGATCATCTCCTTCACCGACCTGGCGGGGACACGCTCGCGCAACGCCCTGATCTGGGGCGTGCAGACGATGCTGGTGCCGCGCGGACAGTCCACCGATGAGCTCATGACGATCCTCGACGATGCGCTTCTCGGCGGCGGGTACGCCCGCGAAGGCGACCGCGTCGTGATGACCGCCGGCGCGCCTCCCGGGATCGCCGGATCGACGAACAACGTGCGCGTGCACGTCGTCGGCGCGGGGGCGGACGAGGTTCTGGGCTGA
- the glgX gene encoding glycogen debranching protein GlgX: protein MESWPGSSYPLGATFDGNGTNFALFSEGAERVQLCLFGDRGKERRIDLVEVDAFVWHAYLPNVLPGQRYGYRVHGPYAPREGQRFNPNKLLLDPYAKAVEGQVDWGQSVFGYDFGAPDSRNDLDSAAAMMKGVVINPYFDWAGDRQPKTPLSETLIYEAHVKGLTARHPAIPPEIRGTYSAIAHPVVIEHLKTLGVTAIELMPVHQFVNDSVLQDKGLSNYWGYNTVAFLAPQNTYSSAGDRGHQVQEFKGMVRALHAAGIEVILDVVYNHTAEGNHLGPMLSLRGIDNAAYYRLEDKDRRYYTDYTGTGNSLNVGNPHALQLIMDSLRYWVLEMHVDGFRFDLAAALAREFYDVDRLAAFFELVQQDPVVSQVKLIAEPWDVGPGGYQVGNFPPQWTEWNGKYRDTVRDFWRGEPQALGEFASRLTGSADLYEHSGRRPVASINFVTAHDGFTLRDLVSYERKHNDGNGEGGRDGADDNRSRNYGVEGPTRDPEILTIRARQQRNFIATLLLSQGVPMLSHGDELGRTQRGNNNGYAQDNEITWIDWEAADLPLVEFTAALARLRRDHPTFRRRRFFDGRPVIDDEGERFRDIAWLRPDGSLMRPADWDSGFGRAIGVFLNGNGIRERDRRGGEIVDKHFIILFNAGDEEVGFHLPDVRVSPHWDVLVDTAGVRAGLEPVEPGETVALAAKAVMVLREHGEDDGEVDHSVAASIAAHTGVIDEVPSAAPHGEVRR from the coding sequence GTGGAGTCATGGCCGGGATCGAGCTACCCGCTCGGGGCGACGTTCGACGGGAACGGCACGAACTTCGCGCTGTTCAGCGAGGGAGCCGAGCGCGTGCAGCTGTGCCTGTTCGGCGACCGGGGCAAGGAGCGGCGCATCGACCTCGTCGAGGTCGACGCGTTCGTGTGGCACGCCTATCTTCCGAACGTGCTGCCGGGGCAGCGGTACGGCTACCGTGTGCACGGCCCGTACGCTCCGCGTGAGGGCCAGCGGTTCAACCCGAACAAGCTCCTGCTCGACCCGTACGCCAAGGCCGTCGAAGGGCAGGTCGACTGGGGGCAGTCGGTGTTCGGCTACGACTTCGGCGCACCCGACTCCCGCAACGACCTCGACTCCGCGGCGGCCATGATGAAGGGCGTCGTCATCAACCCGTACTTCGACTGGGCAGGCGACCGTCAGCCGAAGACGCCGCTGTCGGAGACGCTCATCTACGAGGCCCACGTGAAGGGGCTGACGGCTCGGCATCCCGCCATCCCACCCGAGATCCGAGGCACCTACAGTGCGATCGCCCATCCGGTGGTCATCGAGCACCTGAAGACCCTGGGCGTGACGGCGATCGAGCTCATGCCGGTGCACCAGTTCGTGAACGATTCCGTCCTGCAGGACAAGGGTCTGTCCAACTACTGGGGTTACAACACCGTGGCCTTCCTCGCCCCGCAGAACACGTACTCCTCGGCGGGCGACCGCGGCCACCAGGTGCAGGAGTTCAAGGGGATGGTGCGCGCACTGCACGCGGCGGGGATCGAGGTGATCCTCGACGTGGTCTACAACCACACGGCGGAAGGGAACCACCTCGGGCCGATGCTGTCGCTGCGCGGCATCGACAACGCCGCGTACTACCGGCTCGAGGACAAGGACCGGCGGTACTACACCGACTACACCGGCACCGGGAACAGCCTCAACGTCGGCAATCCCCATGCGCTGCAGCTGATCATGGACTCTCTGAGGTACTGGGTGCTCGAGATGCACGTGGACGGGTTCCGGTTCGACCTGGCCGCGGCGCTCGCCCGGGAGTTCTACGACGTCGATCGCCTGGCGGCGTTCTTCGAGCTCGTGCAGCAGGACCCCGTGGTCTCGCAGGTCAAGCTCATCGCGGAGCCGTGGGATGTCGGGCCCGGCGGATACCAGGTGGGCAACTTCCCCCCGCAGTGGACCGAGTGGAACGGCAAGTACCGCGACACCGTGCGCGATTTCTGGCGTGGCGAGCCGCAGGCGCTCGGCGAGTTCGCCTCCCGCCTCACCGGCTCGGCCGACCTCTACGAGCACTCGGGACGGCGGCCCGTGGCATCCATCAACTTCGTCACCGCCCACGACGGGTTCACCCTGCGCGACCTCGTGTCGTACGAACGCAAGCACAACGACGGCAACGGCGAAGGCGGGCGCGACGGCGCCGACGACAACCGTTCGCGCAACTACGGGGTCGAAGGTCCCACGCGCGACCCGGAGATCCTCACGATCCGCGCGCGGCAGCAGCGCAACTTCATCGCGACGCTGCTGCTCTCGCAGGGTGTGCCGATGCTCTCGCACGGTGACGAGCTCGGCCGCACCCAGCGCGGGAACAACAACGGCTACGCCCAGGACAACGAGATCACCTGGATCGACTGGGAGGCCGCCGACCTGCCGCTGGTCGAGTTCACGGCCGCTCTTGCGCGCCTGCGCCGCGATCACCCCACCTTCCGCCGGCGCCGCTTCTTCGACGGGCGGCCCGTCATCGACGACGAAGGGGAGCGGTTCCGCGATATCGCGTGGCTGCGGCCGGACGGATCACTCATGCGCCCCGCCGACTGGGACTCCGGCTTCGGACGTGCGATCGGCGTCTTCCTCAACGGCAACGGCATCCGCGAGCGCGACCGACGCGGCGGCGAGATCGTCGACAAGCACTTCATCATCCTGTTCAACGCGGGGGACGAGGAGGTCGGCTTCCATCTCCCCGACGTGCGGGTGAGCCCCCACTGGGACGTGCTCGTCGACACCGCCGGGGTGCGGGCCGGGCTCGAGCCCGTCGAGCCGGGGGAGACCGTCGCCCTCGCGGCGAAGGCCGTGATGGTCCTGCGCGAGCACGGCGAGGATGACGGCGAGGTCGACCACTCGGTCGCGGCGTCGATCGCCGCCCACACGGGGGTCATCGACGAGGTCCCGTCGGCGGCCCCGCACGGCGAGGTTCGTCGATGA